TTCTACAAGTTACAAAAAACTCTGACCCGTGGTTAAGACTGGACTAGACCTTCTCTCGATACTCCCCACACCCCCAAATATTTCAGGGACAAAGTCTGTTCGTCTGTCTACCACCAGGATTCCCTCAGAAGAGGCTGATCTCAGCTGCAGTTATGCTTTagctagggagagaagagaaGTTTAGTACCCGAAGGCCactacaaataaaaagaaaaaaaccaaagctGAATGAATGAAGAACAACTGCTAACATGCCATGAAGCGTTTCATGAGAGCGTTAATGGGCAGAAGTGTGGGGACGCCCCCTTGCTGGACACACAAAAGAAGATATGTATTTTGCAAGAGCAGTGCATGGAGGTCAAGGGAAAGTTTGTGGGGAGCTCAAGTTAGTGCAACACATTGAGCGCCAGCAGCCTTCACAGTTCTGCGGGGGCTCAATTTTTAACTGGGGCAAATCTGAGGAACATTTGCACCACTAGCTCTGAGCAAGCACAGAACGGCCGCGGAGACTCCCAATCCCAGTTCGATAGAGCTGAGGATTTAAACCAATCCAATGAAACTCTCGGAGGCCTACAGGGTTTTATTTGAAAATGGGATTAGCACGCTTCACTTTGGAAGCGGATAAAGATCTGGGGGGACGGGGTGGGAGAACAGCAGTTTCCTTTGCTGCATGAATTACTTGACAACTTTGGCCAACAAATGCCCTATCTGCAGGTGCTACCTAAAGGCCTAACAGTGGAAGGGAGAAAGGGGGCTATTTTCCCTCAGGGACACACCCTTCGCCTCCCCCGGAGTGCTCACCTGCTTGTCTGATGGAAAGAGGGCTTCTCAGCCGGCTGTGTCTCCTTGGGCAAAACCGTGAGCGTTGAGACTTTCATGCCACCGGTCTGCAGCAAAGGGCAGGAGGACTGGGCTGCTGCCCGGCTGGTCACTGCAGGCACCCCAACAGTTGTAGGGCACAcgatgggggaagggaaattgaACTGCTGGGGGTTAGTCGCGGCCACAAGGGAAGGTGTGGAGAAGGCCAAGGGCTGGTTGCCATGCAAGAAAGGAAACTCAACTAGCTGGTCCCCTGGGAGGTTAGCAGGCGGGAAGCCATGTGGAGCAGCTTCCTCATGAAGGTCTTTGAAGTTTAAGCCTCCCTGACCAGGCATTTCAGGTGATGTGGCCTGAATCGGGAGCACATCTGGTGGCTTTTCCACAAAGGGATTGTTTGGGGAAGAGGGGCTGACTCTGGGGGTGAAAGGGTTGCCCAGGGTTGAAATGTcctcctgctctctgctctgctcctcGCTCACTGGCCTCCAGAAGTCAGCCTTTTTGAAGTCTATCACTCGATCTGCTGACCGGCTAAGCCGCTGACTCGACAATGGCTCGGGCCTGTCAGCTGAATAGCCACTCTGCTCCGACGCCCTGGTGGGGCTCACTAACGCTGCTAGGGTTTGAGGCTCCCGTTCGACTGGCTGGGCTGATGCTTTGCTAGGATGGCCCTGTTTATCTCCCTGTCTCAGTTTAGGCTTTGGCTGTGAGGGATGCTCCTGCAGAGCTGACCTTTCAAGCTGGTTagctgggctggggcttgggtaGGGCGTAGCTGGCCGCTGCTCCTCCACAGCCATGCAGAACAGCACTGATTGGCTGGATTCTGGATCTCTGGGAGTATCGGGGTCTGATGGAATCAGCTGCTCAGGGAGTGTTTCGCTCATCTCTGGGAACGCCGGTGCAGTTTCCGACAAGCCCCACTCAGTGCCGGAGTGTCGCTCAGTGAACTTTAGTGACTGGGGAGGGAAGCCGGGCTTTACCATTTCCAATTCGTTTGCGTCTTCTTCAGCATCTGGCAGGCCTAATCTGTCTAGTGAGAATTTCGAAGGGCAAGTCTCGAACTGCTCAGCCCCAGCCTCCTCATTTACCTCTAGCAGGTTTTCCCCAGAAGAGGTGTCCCGTTCTGTGAACTCATTAGCTCTTGCCTTCAAACTAGACACCCAGTCCTCTGAGGGGGAATCAGCAGCTCCAGCGACCGAAGGGACATACCTCGCTTTTGCTTCAATTATCACTGCTCCCAACGCAGGTGGGCTGGGAGTCACTGGGGAAACATTCTCTCGGCTTACAGGGATATATTGCAGGTGAATTGCCACCTCTGGGCCCTCCTCATTTTCACACTGACATTCGTTGCCTTGCTGGCTCCGCTGTGTCTCCAAATTGGCCTCATCACCTTCCTCTCTGAAATCCCCTGGTGTGAACCATCTCTGAGGCTTTGGCGGTGGTGCCCCCCTGGTCATCTCCAAACCTGCTGCCCCGctgctctcctcctctctctctggggTCTCAGTCCATGCAGCGGAGGGGATGCATCTCTCGTGAAAGTCAGAACCTAGTTTCATGCTGGCTTCATCTGCCTCCAGGTGTGCAGTAATCTGAAGCCCACCTCCAACTGGCTTTATATCAATCATCCCCTCTGTGTTACTAGAATCCTGACCATCACCAACGTTGACTACAGCTGACAGCTTCTCTGCTGCGTCCAGGTTCGACACCAACGATGGTAGGGCAGCGTTATTCCCAGGAAGTGCCTCACTGGGTTTCTGCGAGACTAAACTGCTTTTGGTCAATAGATCCGGGGCACTCACAGGGCTGCTTTCCTCTTCGAAGATGCCCTCATCGGAAGGTGGGCATGGCCTGAACCTGCTCTCCTGAACCTCATGTTCCTTCTCGGCAACGGTTCGGTCACTTTCCGATAGCCCGCCAATTGTTTCTGTGCCTGTGGTCGTCCACTCGTCTTCCCCGGCACTACTGGGCTCCTCCCCATTGTATGCTACAGTCATTTTTTCTCCATGCACCGTTTCTCTGTCCCATTTCACTCTGGCACTATTTTGAGTGGCCAATGCTGctgcatcctcctccttcccGAAAGCTCCCACTGCAGACCAGGTTGACAAAGGTGGAGTGGTGCTCGTTTTCTCACTCTCCAACAGAGAACTTAAAGGCAAATGACCCAACACACCATCACCTCTCAGTGTAGCTTCCTGCGCTGTTTTCAGTAAGTTTGCTTCCATTCCTTTTAAGATCGTGACATCTGCCCAGGTCCCTGGACTTAGAGACACTTCATCGGCAGCTTGTGGCTCAGCCATAGCTATCTCAGTCTTGTTTTCCTGAACCAGTTCAGCTGGGATTTCTGTTGGACTTGGATCATCGACATAGGCCAGGCCCTCCATAACTACAGACGCCAAAAGGCTTTCCTCTAGAATTTCTGGTTTGAGTCTACTCGTTGCAAAGGCATCAAAGGTGTCATCCCAGTCAAAGACGGGAGGGGCAGCAGGAGTCTGTTCTTGAGGAGGGCGGAGTCCTTGGGATGTGGGAGTGGCTTCTGGAATAGGGGCGCCAGTGCTTTGGGTTGAAGACTCCTGCTGTGGTTTGTTAAGTCCTATGGAGGCGGAGAGACTGTAATCCTCAGAGGAGTAAAGGTGCCCAACGACCTCTTTGGTAGCATGCGACCCAGACTGGAAACTAGAGAAAAAGTGAGTAGGGGAAGGAGAGTTTAGTACCTGGTCAGCAAGGAGGTCCTCAAAGAAAGGATTGCTGTGCAGGGAGTGGAGGAACGGGTTGGCAGGGGACAGGCGTCCAAACTGGCTTTCTTCAGTAGCAGTTAAAAGGTTAGTGCTTAGCATGCGAGCAGGATGGACTATACCAGCAGGAGGATACTGGACAGGGGACCAAGGGGAAAAGTGAGAAGGTGCATCTGAGCTGGTTTCTACCTTAGGAGACACTTCCAGGCTGTGGAGGGAAGACAAAATAGTCCTCCTGGTTAATACTATGACAGCGCTTAAGTAtattcaccccaccccacccacccaccccacaaaCACTTATGGTCAAAGCTGTGCAGTGCTGCAGGGATCACACATTCCTTCCTGTTAAGCAGAGCAATGATTAAGACAGAGATGCAAGGATAGTGCATGCGCTGGTATGAAGGAAAGGGAAACCCTTGTTTCAAGGCAGCTCTCGTAACCACCCCCCGCCCCGTTTCTTTACAACATACAAAATTCCTAAAGCTCTGAACcacagggtgtggggggtaacTAATGACCTTAGAGGAACGCAGAACTGAAGAGGAGGCCCAATCCAACGCCTGTGTCCCAAACTCCCTGTTCACTGATTGATAACTTGTATTGGATGCCAATTTTCCAAGTCCCTTTCTCACCTGAGTCATCCCACTGAATTCAGGAGGACTCCTGGAATAAGTAAGACTGACTCATGTGAGTCAGGTTTGCGAGCCCAAGCCTGTAGTGACTTACTCCAGAGTCTGGTCATTTGCTTGGTTTCACATCAGGTCAGCAGAGACAGGCTCTCAAaatcctccctttcccctcctcccacagaaCCCCCTGAATACTGAAGTCAGCACAGGAACTGCAGTTATAGCTAAGGAGAAAACAGATGATGAACAGCAGGGGGCAGCATGTggccagggcactgggctgggagtcaggagacctgggttctgttcctaccTCTGCTGCTGGTTCCCTGTGTGATCTTTGGGCAAGCCACTCCCATTCCACGCCTCCGAGGTGCTGAGCTATCCCTTGTCCCACTCAACAGTAAGCTGCAGGGATCTCAGCACCACCAAGAAACaggccattctctctctcacacacacacacacccacacccacacccacccgcGGCCCAGTTTCCCTGGCTGTACCAATGGAGATGCAGATCCTTCCCCATCTTTACAATAGGTCAGAGACTGGAGCGTTGCCAGTTCAAGTCAACTCATTTCACAAACCTCTGGAGTGGAGCCGCATGAGGCCCTGGCAGCAGGATTACCCCTGGGCTAAGACACAGAACTTAAACTTGCATGAGGTCACACGGAAGTCCCTAGTGCAGCCAGAAATTCCCACTCCCAGCCAGTATTTCAACCACAAGGCAATCCTTCCCCTCAAACATTTTCCTCCAAGACTCAGCAGTGAGAACCACAAGGGATAGCTGAATCCCTAGCCCCATACCCCCTAAAGGCTAGTGCTTTGGGGGCACATTTATCCCAACAGCCCCCCATTTCCAGCAGCACCTGGGGGCAGCACCCTTCCAGCAGCTCCAGACTCTGAACTTTTAAAACAGGGAGGTAACACTCTGGTAGCATCTTCCCTGCCCCAGACTTCAGATCATATGTCCTACAGCCAATCAGTGGGATTATTGCCCTCTGGCCCCTGCATAGATCCACCCCGTCCTCTGACAGCAGGCAGAGGGGTGGTTAGGCCCTCACTAGTCACAGCAGCCACTAAGCCAGCGTCTCTCTGTGTGTAGGTAAAGTTCAGCTAGGAGGAAATGTAAAAAGCATCTTCTCTTCCATCCCCCTTCAGCCTTCTCTCACAGAGACAGTTTACATAAGAACACGAGGCTGCGTAACCTCACTGGAGCTTATAGGAACCACCTGACTTCTCGTGCCATcaaggtattttaaaataaatttcccaTCGAAATTCTCTTCCCCTGCTCCCTTTTTTGTGATTTATAAACTTCTCCATGAAGGCTGTAAACCGAGCTCGCTTCCTTAGTAAACTTCAGTCATCACATGCCTCTAGGCGGCTCTGGTACTGCCAGGTTGTTGCCCAAAGCCAGGCTGTGCAAGGTACGCTGGTAGATTTCTAGAgtaggaaacaaacacagcatggATGCAGGTTTTCAAAACCAGAGCTGTACATAAGAGTTTAGATGGAATGGGGGAAAGCTGTAGCAAAGGCCAAAAGGCTGGCCTCAAAAGcctcagcagagctgctttgGGGGGAACACAGCAAAGACAActtaaagaatcatagaatatcagggttggaaagtcatctagtccaacccccctgctcaaagcaggaccagttccaaCTCAATCAATCTCTGGATTTTTGGGGGATATTATTGTTACATATCTTATGCCACTTAGactgaaaaaacacacacacacacacacacacacacaccattttagCTTCTGGCTAATCAGTTTCACCTGCTGTTTGTAGATTTGTTCTACAATGACCAGAAGAGAACCCCgccacacacctttttttttaaaggaaaaaaatgtcattttgaggCAAAGGGCGGAGTTTGGGGGGAAAATGCAGTGCCTGAAATTATGTTACTTTTGCATAGTGGACTGGATTTCAAGTTGTCTGTGTCCCTGGAACAGGAGTGTAACAAGAATTCGTTTTTACACGGTCCCATTCATTCTGTTGATGGAGGAAAGGATCCGTTTATTCCTCCTCTTAACAGCAGCTCCAGCTAAGATCCACACTAGACAACTAGAGCAGTCAAAGAAATGCAGTTCTGGTGAAACTTAGATGAGCCTTCCGCTATAAGCAACCTCCCCGCaaattacttattttttaatGTGACAGAGAAGAAAGCTATCCAGGTGCAGTGTTGAAAATCAAGACCAGATTTTTTTTACAATGAAACGAAGGACTCACTGGGACAGATAAAGCTTCTGAATTTCACACATGTAGTTTGTGCCCCAAACCATAAGACAGTCCCAGCCCGTGAACCTTCACTAAGATTGATGAATGTGGCCCAACATAAACTTGACACAAACCAAACTTCGGGCACATTCTTCCAGGGTCCACTGCAACCATCTTTCACAGACCGAGCATTAATCATCCTTAAGCAGAAGACAGAGTGCTGCTACAGGAAGCGTATAATGGTCATCTCTGTGTAATTCCATGGAAGACAATGGCTATACATGATAGAGCCATTTTATTGAAGTATTCAGAAGCCTTTCAGTGGCACTCGGTACTGAAACATGCAAACGCCTATCATCACCCCTGCTTTACAGACAGGAAACTCGGACGGATGACCCAAATTCCCCACTGCCTGGCACCTTGTGTTGCCATTCACATCTGTGCACAGCAAATATAAAACCACCACCAGGGTGTGAGCAGAGAATTTGGATTTGGGACCATTTTACCTCCCTGTGGCACAGAGTACGTGACCCCACAAGGAACCAAGTGGTGGAGACCCAGGGATAtcccacagaaagtctgtggaaaggccaggaagagaacccagctctccagagTTCTGGGGCCATGGCTTTAACTACAAGCCCATCCCCTCATCCCACAGAGCCACTGTCATATTTGTTTAATCGCCTCTAGTGCTGCAATTCCTGCCTCCAGTCCACCTTCGCTCAGGGAGTTGTAAAGCACATCTGGATTTTTCTCTTGACCTTCCAGCTCTACAATGCTCCATGGCTAAATACACCAGCAATCCCTGGCCCAGGGCACGCAGCATTGCGCCTGCAGTGCTAGCTCTGAATTGGTTTTGGTATTTTTGGCCAAGCAAAGCGAGGCCCTACACTGACcttgatggcatttctccatttgtACATCTGCAACACGACAACTTCAGAAAACCATCCCCGAGCGATGGCAGAACGTCGAAGAACGTTCAAGAGAGCGCCAGGCAGAGCCTTGCTGATTTCAGTAGAAACTAAAAGAGCCTGAAATTAACCCATAAACTGCCCATTTTGTGATGCCAGCAGAGGAAACTCTCTGGCACCCTCTTGCTGCTATCTACACATCACAGGCAGCAGCTTACTAGAATGTAGGCTGAGCTGTATACCCACACAAGGCCCTTTTCCCCATTCCAGCCAGGTGGCTCCAAACAGACCCTTTCCTGCTCCCCAATCAGCTATCCTGCCTTCCTGGGCTCTTGGCCCCAATCTCCAGCCAGGCCCCTCACATTCTGGCCAGCCCCACCTCTACCCCGACCTCCACTGGCACTTAAAAGTTTGAACAAAAAGCACAGAGCTCGGTCAACATGAGCAGCAAAGTGTGCAACCCTCTGTCCTTAGCTACAAAGGCCTGTACATTTTTCCCTGTGGACTGCGAGAACTAGATTTCTGCTGGAAGAACAGGAGTTACTGGAAGCATATCCATGTACGCCCTTCTGAAAAGGATCTGCCAGCCACTGCTCAGCCTCCTGACCTAGAGCCAAAATCCTTCCCACCCTGAAAATAAAGAGTGTGAACTGTCCCCAGCATCCAGGGCATCCTTCCAGCTCTCAGCTATATAGCTATGAAGGGATCCACTTTAGAACAGCATTTTTAGCTGTGGCCCAAGAGGCTGGTCACAGTCTTTAGAAATCCTCCAGAAAGCAGAATTCCTGCTTGTTTTACTCCTCTGAAATAAAGGAACTTTACACTAGGGGGCGTGTGTGCTCTGCACTGCctttaattgaaaataaaaaccaaaaaaaaaaaatcacccttctTCAGTGTAATTCTGAGGTCAAGGAGCGGTCCTGAAAACATCAGTGATGTTTGATGTATTAGGATCAGAGCTACACTCCCACCCTGCCTGCTTTGCAGAGCCCGACACCCAACATTCCCGGTTTCTGATTTCTCTGGCACCATGCCTCCGATGCACAGCATTTCCACTGATTGTCTCCACCGCTTTTACATCTGGAGGAGTTTAACTGACTTCATCTTGCTTTCACTTTTGTCAGTCTCCTCACCTCTCCCACATACATTCCATTTCTCTCCCTCGCTGGCAGCTGGCCccctacttccctctcctgtcaGAAGAGTAGCCCTGGCTGGGAGTTTGAGTATGGCCCATGCATAACGGAGCGCTGTGCAGGCAGAGGTCTGATCAAAGAGCTGGGAGCCAAGAACGCCCAAGTTCTAACCCAAGCTCTGACACCAGCAACCCCTGGGATCTTGTCGGTGTCACTTAGCCACTCTGTGCCCCATATTTCCCATGTGTAACATTGTGATGATACTTGCCTATcccacagggctgctggggaCTAGTAGATAAAATGTTTGTAAAGAGTTCTGAAgtattcagtgggagctgaatttTCTGCTACAGTGCTATCCATGGACACTGCTTGGAGGCGCTTTCATATTAAGTTCTGGATGCTGAAAAGGAGAAGTGACCCCTTCTAGGGCTACACTACTCTACCCCCATCTCCTGTCTCCATTATTCGGAAGGTCTACCCCTGTGATCAGTTCCCATGCCTGCCTCGACTGCTACACCCAGCTCCACCAGCTGCATGAAGAAACTGACAAGATTCTTGAGAGCATGGCTTTTGCCTACcagcgtagaatcaaatgaagtaaaaatcttaaatgaactaaattgtactatagaatctctatggatagtaatttcatgcttgAAAAacaagaatatagcagtagggctatataacagaccacctgaccaggatcgTGTTAgtgactgaaatgctcagggagattagagaggctattaaaataaaaaaccacaataataataatgggggatttcaactagaGGAGagtcaattcttgatttagtcctaggtggagcacaggatcaggtccaagaggtgaatatagctggtcTGCTTGGTAATACGGACGCTCCCCGACTTATGCAAGCGTTCCGTTCTGGAACACCTTGCGTAacttgaattttgcataagtcaggaACATATCCCCGACTATTAcgcaaaaaaaaaccacaacaactttctagcttacagaactttttccataagtgcaaATTTGTGTAAGTCAGGTCTGTGTAATCCAGGGAGCGTCTGTACTgacaaatttaattatattatgaacttccctgtggcagggaaaactccagaggcccaacactgtagcatttaatttcagaaaggggaactacacaaaatgaggaggttagtgaaaaagaaagtaaaaggtacagtaccaaaagtaaaatccctgcaggCTGCGTAGAAACTTTTTAacgacaccataatagaggctcaatttaaatgtatacacctattaaaaaacatagtaagagaaccaaaaaagagccactgtggctaaacaacaaagtaaaagaagcaatgagaggcaaaaaggcatcctttaaaaagtggaagataaatcctaatgaggaaaatacaaaagagcataaactctggcaaatgatgtgtaaaaatataatcagaaagaccaaaaaagaatttgaagaacagctagccaaagactccaaaagtaatagcaaatttttttttaaatacatcagaagcaggaagcctgctaaacaaccagtgagcccgctggacgattgagatgctaCAGGAGTACTCAAAAATGATAACGCCATTGCGGAAAAACAATGAATTCTTGGCATCAGTCTctactgttgaggatgtgagggagattcccaaacctcagccattctttttgggtgacagatctgaggaattgtcccaaattaaggtgtcattagagatgggtttggaacaaattgataaactaaacagtaataagtaacCAGGAACAGGTGGtactcacccaagagttctgcaggaactcaaatgtgaaattgcaggactactaactgtcatctataacctatcatttaaatcccaTTCTGTACCAAACGACTGGACGataactaatgtgatgccaatttttaaaaagggctccagaggtgaccctggcaactacaggccagtaagcctcattTCAGTATCTGGCAAATATGTTGAAACTGTCGTAAAGAAGaaaaaatccatggtacacccacaccttgaatactgcatgcagatgtggtcaccccatctcaaaaaagatatattcgaattggaaaaggttgagaaaagggcaacaaaaatgattaggggtatagaatggcttccgtatgaggagagattaataagactgggacttatcagctaggaaaagaggcaactaaggggcaacatgatagaggtctgtaatatcatgagtggtatagagaaagtaaataaggaagggttatttactcctcctcataacataggaactaggggtcacccaatgaaattaatatgtagtaggtttaaaacaaacacaagaaagtattttttcacataacgcactcctggaactccttgccagagggtgttgtgaaggccaagactataatgggATTCATTAGGGAGctggatagattcatggaagatagccattgatggacctattagccaggatgggcaggaatggtgtccccagcctctgtttgccaaagctGGGattgggagacaggggatggatcacttgatgataatctgtctgttcattccctttggagcACCTGCcatcggccactgtcagaggacaggatactgggcttgatggacctttggtatgacccaatatggctgttcttatgtatgttCTATACAGCAGCAGTGAAAGTGACCAGAGTGGTGTTAATTTCACTCTGAAGCAGTTGGCAAAGATCTGAGCAGCAGACAGGGCTGCAGGTTCAGGGGACACTGCATCAGTGCACatttagactcagactcataggtcagaagggaccaatatgatcctctagtctgacctcctgcacaaggcaggccacagaaccctacccatccacttttataacaacccctaacccaggactgagttattgaaatcctcaaaattggtttgaagacctcaagctgcagagaatccaccagcaagcgacccatgccccacgctgcaggggaaggcgaaaaacctccggggcccctgccaatctgccctggaggaaaattccttcccgaccccaaatatggcaatcagctaaaccctgagcatgtgggcaagactcaccagccagcacccaagaaggaatcctctgcagtaactcagttcccatcccatccaacatctccccgcagaccattgagcagacttatctggtgataatccaagatcaattgcccaaattaaactatcctatcataacatcccctccatatacttatcaagcttagtcttaaagccagataagtcttttgctcccactacttccctcggaaggctgttccagaacttcacttccctaatggttagaaaccttcgtctaatttcaagtctaaacttcctaatatccactttgtacccattcgtcctcgtgcctacattagtactaaacttaaataattcctttccctccctaacgttaacccccttgatatatttatatagagcaagcatatccccccgcagccttcttttggccaggctaaacaagccaagctctttgagtctcctttcataaggcaggttttccattcctcggatcatcctagtagcccgtctctggacctgttccagtttgaattcatccttcttgaacatgggacaccagaactgcatacaatattccagatggggtctcactaGCGCCTTAtttaacggtactaacacctccttatccttgctggaaatacctcccctgatgcatcctaaaatcgcatttgcttttttaacagccgtatcacattggcggctcatagtgatcctgctatcaaccaataccccactCACATGCGGAAAAAAATTCTTCATAACCGAAAGGGTTAAAACTCCTTTTAAAAAGTGCTGCATTATGCAGGTCCCTTCACTTGCCAGAGGAAAATTCTCCCTCCCCTGTGGGAAACAGGTTTTTTGAAGCCCTGACGTCAAGAACACATTAACACCTTGCACCTACAACACACTGCAACTTGGCAGGATTGGAACACATTGTACTTTTGTCCCCCTTTTACAGGGGACAGACAGAGATTAACTGACCAATAAAACGCATCCAGTCagcactagaacccaggagtcctgactgccagctCCTTTTACAACTGCCACTCTCAGCCAAACCTCTTTAAATACGGGAAGGGAGGCGCTGAACTCCCATTCTAGAAATTCTGCTCAATACCTGTTTTTGACagtgggaaaaaaagaaattgtaTGACGACCACTCCTGTGAACATCAGAATGCAAACAGGCATTTCCCATCCGCAGGAGTGTAAGGTGATGGAAGGCTAGGTATTTGCCAGAGAACCCAAGAACCTGAAACTCCTCCTACAGTCTCTGTGGTGCGGTGGGGATTCAATCAATTATTTTTTACTCCTGTTTGAACTTAAAGAACAAAAGAACAAACATAAAAAACCAACAATTCTGGCATGTGGCGGGAAAAAAATCTTCCCATTTTCTGGATGTTAAATTTTGGTGCCCGCCCTCCCAGAGAAGTAAATGAAACACCCAGACTAAAAGCCCTTTAAAAGCTTCAGAACTGTACTGAGCTAAAATCCTTTCCCAGTAACTGTGACAGTGCTTGACCGTAAAAGAGAGTGCCTCAACAAAGCCATGCAGCACCAGAGAGCTGTTCTCACAAAACTAAGAAGAGCAATAACCAATATAGCACTTTACagtccaaggatctcaaagctatTACCAAAGTTAATGGATCTCGCATCCACCCCCAGATTTACCCCAACTGCAAAATTGGGATAAGGCGGCACAGAGAGCCACGTGCCCAGTCCTGCAACAAATCTGTGGCAAAGCAAGGAAAAGAATCCAGGGGACTTGGCTCCCAGTCCCCAGATCTAATCCCTGAACAACACATTCTCATCAGCACATGGGCACCAATTCAGCTGAAGCTTTTTCCTCCATTACCCCCCAAATATTTTTAGCTCTCCAGTTAAGAGCTGCACAGTGAgaacttagaaaaaaaaatcagctgggtAAGGCTGAGCATGCTTGACTTCAGCGccctttaaaatattgtatttgtcTTTCTAACTAGACACTGGCAGCCCAGTCACATCAATTCAAACCAGCTTGGTACTGGAATAGAAGGAGGTTATGCCAGCTTCCTAGACATCCGCTTGTAGGTTGTGTTCTCTTCATTATGCCCCTGGGAAGTCAAGGTGTTTACCTGAGACAAACCATTCACAGGTGTAGTCAGCTATAAAGTATTGCT
This sequence is a window from Gopherus evgoodei ecotype Sinaloan lineage chromosome 5, rGopEvg1_v1.p, whole genome shotgun sequence. Protein-coding genes within it:
- the RAB11FIP5 gene encoding rab11 family-interacting protein 5 isoform X3; translation: MRRVRAAAGLDPRTPKNLLRNPAWKCLLSFQSGSHATKEVVGHLYSSEDYSLSASIGLNKPQQESSTQSTGAPIPEATPTSQGLRPPQEQTPAAPPVFDWDDTFDAFATSRLKPEILEESLLASVVMEGLAYVDDPSPTEIPAELVQENKTEIAMAEPQAADEVSLSPGTWADVTILKGMEANLLKTAQEATLRGDGVLGHLPLSSLLESEKTSTTPPLSTWSAVGAFGKEEDAAALATQNSARVKWDRETVHGEKMTVAYNGEEPSSAGEDEWTTTGTETIGGLSESDRTVAEKEHEVQESRFRPCPPSDEGIFEEESSPVSAPDLLTKSSLVSQKPSEALPGNNAALPSLVSNLDAAEKLSAVVNVGDGQDSSNTEGMIDIKPVGGGLQITAHLEADEASMKLGSDFHERCIPSAAWTETPEREEESSGAAGLEMTRGAPPPKPQRWFTPGDFREEGDEANLETQRSQQGNECQCENEEGPEVAIHLQYIPVSRENVSPVTPSPPALGAVIIEAKARYVPSVAGAADSPSEDWVSSLKARANEFTERDTSSGENLLEVNEEAGAEQFETCPSKFSLDRLGLPDAEEDANELEMVKPGFPPQSLKFTERHSGTEWGLSETAPAFPEMSETLPEQLIPSDPDTPRDPESSQSVLFCMAVEEQRPATPYPSPSPANQLERSALQEHPSQPKPKLRQGDKQGHPSKASAQPVEREPQTLAALVSPTRASEQSGYSADRPEPLSSQRLSRSADRVIDFKKADFWRPVSEEQSREQEDISTLGNPFTPRVSPSSPNNPFVEKPPDVLPIQATSPEMPGQGGLNFKDLHEEAAPHGFPPANLPGDQLVEFPFLHGNQPLAFSTPSLVAATNPQQFNFPSPIVCPTTVGVPAVTSRAAAQSSCPLLQTGGMKVSTLTVLPKETQPAEKPSFHQTSSPHPVKPISAAVAEVSGEKKQHRSTLTTALSSGLEKLKTVTASSVEKVESKKLKDTALPDQSAKYYHLTHDELIQLLLQREKELSRKEEHVHELENYIDQLLVRIMEQSPTLLQIPLGKNTTSK